A segment of the Melopsittacus undulatus isolate bMelUnd1 chromosome 13, bMelUnd1.mat.Z, whole genome shotgun sequence genome:
ACATGCTCAcctttgttttgtggggtttccAGGTATGTTTTTATAGTTGTGACACTAAAACCTGACATGCCCAAGAATCTGGCATCTGTTCCTATGTTCTCAGTGCCAGGCTTTCAAAAGCTTAAATCATAGTTGGAGGCTGTGTATGGTTAAAACTTCAATCCTGGTGTGTATCTCTTTGGGAAGCACTTACGTTAAAGTGGGTTAGCATGCTCTACAACATTGCATGCTGcttatttcttctcctctctctgacTTGAGACAGAAAATCAATTACAAATGTGTATTATTTGTGATGTTCCCAGATTGCAGAAGTCCAAAATGAATCATTTGCTCAGTAATATTGGTCtgttcaaaaaaaaaccacaacagacCAAGAAACACAGGACAGGTATTACTATGACTGCAGTAAGCAGCCAACATGAATCTGCTCTCCTGAGGAGCAAGGGGGGAACCCCCAAGCATTaatgtgctggagctgcagcagttaAGCAGGATTAGAAAGAAACAAGGAGTTGATGATTGTAAAAGACTTTGTCTTTCACATATTTACATCAGAATCCACCCTTTACAGACACTGTTAGGACCATTCACCCCCAGGGCCATGGTGCTATATAGAGGGGACAAGTAGAGTGTGTAATCTTGGCAGCCTCTACCTGCTGACTAGGGTCAGCGGATCATCTCCAGGGTGCAGCTCATTTGTCATGTTGGCTTTGGGTGTACACACAGGATTTGGATGGCCTGTTCATGGCCACATCCCTGCACACATTTCACCCAAGGCCAGGCCTGCCCAAAGGGGATGGGAGCTGTGTAGTCTCCTGTAGGAGGTGGGCCTGATCTTCCTGGGATAAATGCCAGCTGTCACGGGATATTTTAAGAGCAACCCCTACCCAGGTGGGCTCTGCTAAGGAAAGTTTCCTGTTCTTGTTTCCAGGCTCTGTATGATCACTTAATGGATTTCCTGGCTGATCGAGGAGTGGACAACACATTTGCTGATGAGTTAATAGAGCTCAGCACTGCACTGGAGCACCAGGAGTACATCAAATTCCTTGAAGACCTTAAAAGCTTTGTGAAATGTCAGTAGGTTAAACTAGGAAACTTGCCTTCAAGTGTGGGTattccacagcactgcaccaggcaGCAACACCCAAATATATCTTCACAACAGATATGGAGAGTAAGTAACGTTGAATTTGGAGGATGGGAAAAAAGGATTCTCACTTGTATTTAGGTATTTGTATTTATGTTGCAGCCCTGATAAAGTTCTCTCTCTGACATAAACGGTCCAGAATTGCCTCACCCTGCTTGGTGGGTTTTGTACAATTAAGGATAAATGTGAAGAATAAAATCAGTTCAacatatcactgaaaaaaaccggtggtttctcttcttcctgctccaCCTTTGTTGCCCAGAACGGCCCTAAAACTGATGCTGGTGTTAGTACAGCTGCTCACAGAGCTGTGGGTCTGCTGATACAGCATTTTCTCTGGGGAGAGCTACTCAAGAACCTCCAACCATGCAGTGTGGCAGAGCTGTGTCTGTAGGAGTGCTGCTGGCCAAGCAGTGCTAATTATGGACATGAATCTCATTCTAGGGATCTTTGCTGGCTGTCTGTCAAGAAACAGAATTCAGGGTCTTAAGCATCATGTCCAAGGAGTGTTTCTAAAGAGGAATGTGCTGCCATAATCTATTACATGAATGTTGCTGCAGGAGGTTGGAGTGCTTCAGCAGAAGAGGCTGTGGGTGCTGATATGGaagggagcagggcagcagctcccattGTCTCCTCAGCCTGTTGCCAGTTATTACCTGAAGGTCACAGTAAGtttaaacagaaaggaaagctgaagTTCCACTGTGAGCCCCGAGTTAAAGACAACACaaagtctgaaataaaataaagtatatTTATTACAAAATGTATCCTGTGCCATTCAAAGTGCAGGGCagggcagcactgctgcccttCTGGGTATCTGACACAGCAGCTACAGGTATGTACATGAAAATACTAACAGCTCTGGGGAGGATTTTTAGTCTCGAAGTCCTTCCAGTACAAAAGCAGCAGTCGAATCAACTTACAGGATAATCGTCCAGGAGTCACAGACCTTTACAAAAGGCAAGGTGAAAGGAGATCTTAAtgtataaaatgtattattaatgTTCAAAACTTGTCTGAAATGCTCTGCTCCCAACACTGTTCGCATAGTGATTTTAcatcagcagcaaagctggaagGACATGGGAGCTCCTGCCTGAGCCAAAGGGATGGGTGTTTTCCAGGAGGTACAGGTGAACCTTCTGAGGAGGCTTAAACTGAAGTAATTCTTCAAACCTTTCCCTGTGAGCCACTTATCTGAATGGATGTTCCACACAAGACAAGGAACATGTGAGACGGGTAAGGCACTACATGTGACAGATCCTTGAAAGATGCCCTAGTCCAGCAGTTGAAGTAAGTTTTGGCTTTTGGCTTTTCACAGTAACTGGCCAAAACTAAAACCATTTCCAAGGAAGTCTGTGGAAAAACTCCAGCACAACCCCCCCAAGGGTTAATGTGGTTCCTGCCCATGTAATCGAGAAGGGGATCCAAGCAGAGATCCTTTCCAGGAATTTGACATTTAGACTTACCGCACAGCTCATGAGGAGACTGGCTTCTTCCTCCATTCCACTGGTGACTGTGAACTCCGGGTTCTGGAAGCACCTGTGGCTGTGCTCTGTTACAGTGTTTTCTAGGAGTGACCTAAGCTTCCCTTCTGTCATATCCTGAGGAAAAATGGGGTTAATAGGAGGCTTAAACTGCCTGTAGCTTAAACATgcctcttcccagcagcagacaTGGCACATCTAACGTCACAGTGCAGCTCACCTGTGTGCTGATGTATAACCCACACTGGCAAAAAACCACACGATTTCTCACAGTCAGGTTATTCCTAGAAAGAGCATTCAAGGagcagcatcagaaaaaaaggcagatgttAGCAAAAACCCTGATTTAGGAGAtcattgtgggttttttacttTCTTGAAATTAACACTAGCAGCAGCCTCTTTGACCATTGTTTTCATCTGTTTACAAGCCCAAATTACTGCAGGGGAGCAGAGAATCTCAGTTCCAGTGTTGAGaactttttcttactttctacACACTGGGCAGATGATCTTGTCACTGGCATCCAAGCCACCCAGCATTGCGTTGAGGCATTCCTCATCAAACTGCAGGCTCTGCTCGTACTCTCTCATAACCAGCTGCTCTGCAATAACACAACAAAAGGCCCTCAGGCACCTGGTATGAACTCAAAGCTGCCCAagtggagctgctgcagaggcaggggCTAGGGTGGCCACTGGTTTCAAAgaacttttctttccttggatCAGGTTTCTACCTGATGAAATCAACCCATTTTGTCCCTATGGCTCAATCCTTAACCAACCCGTCTCTGGTGACTTTTCAACCAGCAATTTAGAAACATTCTGAATTGATTTATACAGGTTCCTATAGCTCCCCAACACCTCAGCCCTGTTTCTGTGCTCTCCTCTCTTACTAGCTTCTCACAGACCTTAAAATGCCATTTGAATTGTCTAAAAGGGTTTCAGTGCATTAGAGAGGCTACAGAGACCTATAGCAGGTGGGCTCCAAGAACCAAGGAGTGCAGCCTCCGCTGGTTTGGATTACAAAGGAGGAACAGTAAAGATCAAATAGGAGTCAGAAAACATGTAGTGTCTTTACCTTGCAAGATCAGTTCTTCCTGGAtctcctccagcactgccagctcatCGGGATCCTCTAGCATCTGGGAAAGACACATCTCTGTGATCCAAGCATCCTGGCTGCTCTGCCTCTAAACCTCCACACCTGACCGAGCTATCACAACACCAACTCTCTCCCTGTGTTCTTTGGTCTGTAAACCTCTATTTGCCAAACCGTGCCCTGTGGGAAGCAACCTATTTGATAACCTGTGCAGCGCCGGCCGAGATGGGTCAGAACACagtctctttgcttttttaaacactgatgtTTTGCTCATGCTCTCGGGAGTGGGAAGTGACAGCGCAGCTCTCAAAACCACCGATGCGGAACCCACCCGCTGCCGTCATCCCGTTTCTGAAGGAAGCAAGGGAATTCCCACTCACGGGCCAGAGGcactcacagcactgcaccccGTTACAGCGGTGGAACGGGAACAGCGACAGCCCCATTCACACAGCGATGCCTCTGACCCGGCCGCACCCCGCAGGGAGCCGACACCGACCTGCGGCAGCGGCTCCGTCCCGCTGAGGGCCTGCAGCGTCCGCCACTcctgctccatcacctcccGCACCAGCGCCGGGCCGCTCGGGCTCCCCCCGGCCTGCCGGTACCGCTCCAGCAGCTTCGCCCGGCTGCTCCTCAGCCTCTCCGTGCACCGCTGGCAGCGACAGACACACGGGGCGCgtcagggcagggatggagccggGGCCACGGGCAGAGCcccccgcccggcccggccccacTCACCAGCCGGTAGGCCTCCTTCCAGGGCGGCGCGGCCCGGCCCTTGTACCGTGCTTGCCTCGGCCATGGCGGCGCCTCCATTGCCAGTGCGAGCCGCGGTGCGCCTGCGCCGCGGGGCACACCGGGAAATGTAGTCCCGGCGCGGAGGGAGCTGCGCTGGTGGCCATGGCGGCGGAGAGCGGCCCCGGCGAGCAGTGGCGCTCGGCCCTGCCGCAGCACGAGGTGCTCAGCCGCCTCCGGCAGCGAGAGGCCGCCGCTCCCGCTGCCCCCCGGCCGCCCATCATCCGCAACCTCCTCTTCTGCCTCGATGGCGACCTCTTCCTCTGGGACAGCGAGCACAGCGCCCTCCACACCATCGGCCTCCGCCGCCTCGGCGGGCCCGACCCCGCGGGGCTCAGCCGGTACCAGGTAATGGGGGGCGGCCGAGGGACCGCGGGCAGTTGTGAGGGGAGGAGGAGCGGGGCTGAGCAGGGCCGGGCCCTCAGGGCCCCGGGCTCGTTCCCACTGGGTCTTTGCTCAGAGAAACCCGCCGGCCTTGTGCCCGTCCGGTTTTGGCTCTTTCTTGACCGTGTAACCCTTGTATAAATCACTGTCCAGAGCGGGAGCGGGCAGTGATCGTTCCCATAGAGCCCTGGTGATGccgcacctcgaatcctgtgttcgCTTCCGGGCCCCCCACtccaagagagaccttgaggtgccggagcgaggccagaggagagCCTGGAGtacaagtgtgatggggaacggctgagggagctgggggttcAGATGGAATAGGAAAGGCTCAGGGAGGACttgatggctccctacaagtgcctgccaggaggatggagccaggaggggttgggctctgctcccaaggagcaaggaatgggacaagaggaaacggcctcaagctgcaccaggacgggtttagatggagctgaggaacaattctgccccagagggtgctcaggcattggaacaggctgcccagggcagggctgcaggcaccatccctgcaagtgttcacacagcgtggaggtgaggcctcagtgccacgggttaggggtggccttggcagtgctgggaatggttggactggatgagcttaaaggtttttttccaacctGGATGGCTCTGTGATAAAGATGTGCCATGCTTCTGTTAGTGTTTTTGATGGCTTCTACTTCACTgatgtatttgtattttcagacCCTGATGTGCATAAACCCACCCTTGTTCGAGGTTTATCAGACACTGCTAAGCCCCACGCAGCATCATGTGGCGCTCATTGGTACGAAGGGGCTcatggtgctggagctgcctaAACGCTGGGGAAAGAATTCAGAGTTTGAAGGTGGGAAATCCACGGTGAACTGTAGGTGGGTGAGACCTCAGGTGGTTAACGACACCCTTGTCCTGCTACTGTTCCtttccagcctctcctgcctcGGGGACCAGTGGAGAAGACAGACATTGGTTGTATTGGAGTTGGAAGGACAATCACAAATGAAGTTAACTTGGCTCAGCAACTTGCTGATTGTTAAGTGACCTAAATAAATTACCTTCTTAATAGGGTGCAGTTGCTGAGGAGCTAAGTGCTCCTCTGtagtatttctgttctttctggaGTCTTTTAGCCGTGCTAGCTAAAAGCATATGTCCAGATGGAAATAACACAGACTCCAAGTGAAAGCTGTAACTCCAGCTTTAAGAATAATACAGCTAATGGCTTTGAAACCTTTTAATTGGGTTTCTAGCTCCTCTtgcccccccttccccttcgAAGTAACTTGAGTGCTTTTTGTAACAGTGCATATCTCTGCTGTGTATTTCAGCACTGTCCCTATTGCGGAAAGGTTCTTCACAAGCTCAACATCTCTGACTTTAAAGCATGCTGCT
Coding sequences within it:
- the RPAIN gene encoding RPA-interacting protein; amino-acid sequence: MEAPPWPRQARYKGRAAPPWKEAYRLRCTERLRSSRAKLLERYRQAGGSPSGPALVREVMEQEWRTLQALSGTEPLPQMLEDPDELAVLEEIQEELILQEQLVMREYEQSLQFDEECLNAMLGGLDASDKIICPVCRKNNLTVRNRVVFCQCGLYISTQDMTEGKLRSLLENTVTEHSHRCFQNPEFTVTSGMEEEASLLMSCAVCDSWTIIL